A window of Cryptomeria japonica chromosome 3, Sugi_1.0, whole genome shotgun sequence contains these coding sequences:
- the LOC131874438 gene encoding uncharacterized protein LOC131874438, with product MSTWKACWLQVLEICGVSTMLRGYPVQVVGSALKLLAAQGKSFITEFSDFSRELLWLRCDDCPYTSIPSHFSMQKLRVLELLKGSCQLDTLWQSHKQAPTLLRELSVHHLKSFPESIGLLKHLEKILLRAGLMETLPDELYSFNQLIQLQYLSLYFCDCLMISSDIPRNIRMLEYLDYTSIRVESVNF from the exons ATGTCGACATGGAAGGCGTGCTGGTTGCAGGTGTTGGAGATTTGTGGTGTTTCAACTATGCTGAGAGGCTACCCTGTTCAGGTTGTAGGAAGCGCATTAAAGCTGCTTGCAGCCCAAGGTAAATCTTTTATCACAGAATTCAGCGATTTCTCAAGAGAATTGCTATGGCTTCGATGTGATGATTGTCCCTACACCAGCATTCCTTCCCACTTCTCCATGCAAAAGTTGAGAGTTTTAGAGCTATTAAAGGGATCTTGTCAGCTTGACACTTTGTGGCAGAGTCATAAACAG GCTCCCACACTGTTGCGCGAGCTTTCTGTACACCACCTCAAGAGTTTTCCCGAATCAATAGGACTTCTCAAGCATTTGGAAAAGATACTTTTGCGTGCAGGTTTAATGGAAACTTTACCAGATGAGTTGT attccttcaatcaattaataCAGCTCCAGTACCTGTCGTTGTACTTTTGTGACTGCTTAATGATCTCCTCAGATATTCCGAGAAATATCAGAATGCTTGAGTACTTAGACTACACATCCATTAGAGTGGAGAGTGTTAATTTTTAG
- the LOC131072960 gene encoding probable 2' cyclic ADP-D-ribose synthase BdTIR, producing the protein MGSQTENAFESIAPDSLSPQSEYGQPSEYPSYDVFINHRGPHVKKTLADALYRHLSAFNLRVFLDQKELQTGDLLRAAIQHALATCKIHVPIFSPRYADSPWCLAELSFMLKTGTKIIPVFYDVQPFHARYINSGPYAQAFKDFKNKNRIDLRIVEK; encoded by the coding sequence ATGGGTTCACAGACTGAAAATGCTTTTGAGAGCATTGCACCTGACTCTCTTTCACCTCAGTCCGAGTATGGGCAACCCTCAGAGTATCCGTCCTACGATGTGTTTATAAATCACAGGGGACCACACGTTAAGAAGACTCTGGCGGATGCATTGTATCGCCATCTCAGTGCCTTCAATCTGCGGGTGTTTTTGGATCAGAAAGAATTGCAGACAGGAGATTTATTACGGGCGGCCATACAGCATGCTCTTGCCACATGCAAAATCCACGTACCAATTTTCTCCCCAAGATATGCGGACTCGCCGTGGTGTTTGGCGGAGCTCTCTTTCATGCTTAAAACCGGGACTAAAATCATTCCTGTCTTCTATGACGTGCAACCCTTTCATGCTCGATACATCAATTCTGGGCCTTATGCACAGGCATTCAAAGATTTCAAGAACAAGAACAGAATTGATCTCCGCATTGTTGAGAAATAG